One genomic region from Microaerobacter geothermalis encodes:
- a CDS encoding phosphodiester glycosidase family protein, which produces MNSLKRGLWLKWVLVFFMIFSLIQPVFAEEDHVTGEIDQSDESETHGGGDLISPAVKVEIVGTPLEEVWSMPIGVGVKTGEYKKFIENKLVKIFITTVDVANPYVKVAPLYGKNGRLINKQTVEGMANEKEAIAALNANFFRMDRLGAPFGVVIDEGKTISSMGYLNKWYSLVVTKEQKAFIEQLAFSGEVVAADGAVYPLRNINKEEYNPTQGTSLRDQINLYTPDWGEKSLGPIEGYDGVVEVVVREDTVWEIRENQPAAAIPADGYVLWGHGAGAKFIKEHIRIGDSLIVNGRTLPEELKIQSAVGGHTLLVNEGKPVEPIYPNLTGLHPRSAVGVSKDGSTLYLVAVEGVKYSRGMTLEELARLMVEIGAWKAVNFDGGGSTTMAVQLLGDEDVTVINRPKNGIQRAVPDAIGIFNIAPKGEMQGIMIKGPSNLLVGSSVSYGIKGYDTNYKPYPVDSRDVRWTVDHEEIGRFAEDQFISLTSGDVIINAQIDGIEAEYPVHIIGAEEIEKINIEPERIDLLPGESMDLSVKVTTKEGITISASEENVSWTLPEELGTIEGMTFTAGPEKAEGIIQVSLDGKTAQVPVHVGVQEEPWLSMDDLSGIYHTAYPATIATNGIFQQVEEPPFIYSSKKSTRLTYNFSNAPSSEVRIAYGRLGKEPILMPGRPLGLGLWVYGDNSKHWLRAEIIDAEGKLRYIDLAKEVNWNGWKYVSGSFPRGLIYPLKLRSLYLVNLPEGTEQRPLKGTVYFDEISLYQPFELKKEIKESNSAEGDVTFQDVINHWAKKEILSLASRGIVKGMDEFRFEPDQPLTRAQFVVLLSRALQWKKEDTNDKNSQNLKFTDPIPVWAMESVQIATAKGIITGYQDQTFRPNQLVTRAEMAAILARTLNVRGEGQLSYKDNGDIPSFAKEPVAKMSQAGLLKGANGYFYPKRGATRGEAAVVIYRVLTS; this is translated from the coding sequence ATGAATAGCCTGAAAAGGGGCCTATGGTTAAAATGGGTTCTCGTATTTTTTATGATATTTAGCCTAATCCAGCCTGTGTTTGCCGAAGAAGATCACGTGACGGGCGAAATAGACCAGTCAGATGAAAGTGAAACCCATGGGGGAGGGGATCTAATTTCTCCTGCAGTAAAAGTAGAAATCGTAGGAACCCCCTTGGAAGAAGTTTGGTCCATGCCCATTGGAGTTGGCGTTAAAACAGGGGAATACAAGAAATTCATAGAGAATAAACTAGTAAAAATTTTCATCACCACAGTGGACGTTGCCAACCCTTATGTAAAAGTAGCCCCACTCTATGGAAAAAATGGTAGATTAATCAATAAGCAGACCGTGGAGGGAATGGCCAATGAAAAGGAAGCCATTGCCGCACTTAATGCAAATTTTTTCCGGATGGACCGGTTAGGGGCGCCCTTTGGTGTTGTCATTGATGAGGGAAAAACCATCTCTTCCATGGGCTATTTAAATAAATGGTACAGTCTGGTGGTAACCAAAGAACAAAAAGCATTCATTGAACAGCTTGCTTTTTCCGGAGAAGTGGTCGCTGCTGACGGAGCCGTATACCCTCTAAGGAACATCAATAAGGAAGAGTATAATCCTACCCAGGGAACAAGCCTCCGTGATCAGATCAATCTTTATACCCCAGATTGGGGGGAAAAAAGTTTGGGACCTATCGAAGGGTATGACGGAGTAGTGGAAGTGGTCGTTCGCGAAGATACCGTTTGGGAAATCAGGGAAAATCAACCTGCCGCCGCCATTCCTGCAGATGGATATGTATTGTGGGGACATGGGGCAGGGGCGAAGTTCATAAAGGAGCATATTCGAATCGGGGATTCCCTCATCGTCAACGGAAGAACACTGCCTGAAGAATTAAAGATCCAATCGGCGGTGGGCGGCCATACCCTTTTAGTGAATGAGGGGAAACCAGTTGAACCCATCTATCCTAATTTGACCGGTCTGCATCCCCGTTCTGCGGTAGGTGTTTCCAAGGATGGTTCTACCTTATACCTCGTTGCTGTAGAAGGAGTGAAATACAGCAGAGGAATGACCCTGGAGGAATTGGCCCGTTTAATGGTAGAAATCGGCGCATGGAAGGCCGTCAATTTTGACGGCGGAGGGTCCACTACCATGGCTGTCCAACTCCTGGGAGATGAGGATGTCACCGTCATCAACCGCCCCAAAAACGGCATTCAGCGAGCAGTTCCCGATGCCATAGGAATCTTTAACATTGCTCCCAAGGGAGAAATGCAGGGAATTATGATTAAGGGTCCGTCCAATCTTCTGGTGGGCAGCTCTGTTTCCTACGGAATAAAGGGATACGACACGAATTATAAGCCCTACCCAGTAGACAGCCGGGATGTAAGATGGACGGTAGATCATGAAGAAATCGGACGTTTTGCTGAGGATCAATTCATCTCCTTGACCAGCGGTGACGTGATCATCAACGCCCAGATTGACGGGATTGAGGCGGAATATCCAGTCCATATCATCGGGGCAGAAGAAATTGAAAAAATCAACATTGAACCGGAAAGAATTGATCTTCTCCCTGGTGAATCTATGGACCTTAGCGTAAAGGTAACCACAAAGGAGGGAATCACCATCTCGGCCAGTGAGGAGAATGTAAGTTGGACTCTCCCTGAAGAATTGGGAACCATTGAAGGGATGACATTCACCGCCGGACCCGAGAAAGCAGAGGGAATCATTCAAGTCAGTCTGGATGGAAAAACAGCACAGGTGCCCGTCCATGTTGGCGTCCAAGAGGAGCCATGGCTTTCCATGGATGATCTGAGTGGTATCTATCATACGGCTTATCCGGCAACCATCGCCACCAACGGAATATTCCAACAGGTGGAAGAGCCTCCGTTCATCTATAGTAGTAAAAAATCAACCCGGCTTACCTATAACTTCTCCAATGCTCCATCCAGCGAAGTTCGCATTGCCTATGGCCGTTTGGGTAAAGAGCCGATCCTAATGCCGGGAAGACCTTTAGGGCTTGGTTTATGGGTTTATGGAGATAACAGCAAACATTGGCTAAGGGCTGAGATCATCGATGCCGAAGGGAAACTCCGCTACATTGATCTGGCCAAAGAAGTAAATTGGAATGGCTGGAAATATGTATCAGGCTCGTTCCCGAGGGGGCTGATTTATCCATTGAAGCTTCGCAGCCTTTATTTAGTCAACTTGCCCGAAGGGACAGAACAAAGACCCCTTAAAGGGACCGTCTACTTTGATGAGATATCTCTGTATCAGCCCTTTGAATTAAAGAAGGAAATAAAAGAGTCTAATTCTGCAGAAGGGGATGTCACCTTCCAAGATGTCATAAATCATTGGGCAAAGAAGGAGATTCTTTCCTTAGCTTCCCGAGGGATTGTCAAGGGGATGGACGAGTTTCGTTTTGAACCCGATCAACCCTTAACAAGGGCTCAATTCGTTGTTCTACTTTCCAGGGCCCTTCAATGGAAGAAAGAGGATACCAACGATAAAAATAGTCAAAATCTGAAGTTTACTGATCCCATTCCCGTTTGGGCTATGGAATCCGTTCAGATCGCTACTGCCAAAGGGATCATCACTGGATATCAGGATCAGACATTCCGGCCGAATCAGTTGGTAACCCGGGCAGAAATGGCCGCCATTTTGGCAAGAACCTTAAATGTTCGGGGAGAAGGACAGCTTTCATATAAAGACAACGGGGATATCCCTTCATTTGCTAAAGAACCGGTGGCCAAGATGAGCCAAGCAGGGCTACTGAAGGGCGCCAACGGTTACTTTTATCCCAAAAGGGGAGCGACCCGCGGAGAAGCAGCCGTGGTCATATACCGGGTGCTTACTTCTTAA
- a CDS encoding sensor histidine kinase — translation MITTALLGEWKLSPFGENFRFSFGSAAFFFFLLWNREIFPVLAGILVGGFVVSFRIALDWVIQGAGFIAESSFWIHFPSFFYYLTFSLLFYIFRLNRLLPQPLWLGILGGGAEIFSNLVELYARFLVTGEIPSLSLINAIIFIAIFRSFFVVGFFNLINWRQAKLAEEKQRQRNEQMLLFISNLYEETVHLKKTLKHVESVTRESYELYRILKEKAAQWNEDQSLAQKALWIAGQVHELKKDNQRIYAGLQEMIAKETSIEHMNVKDLGKIIIRMNQKVSEMLGKKIRFILEVYPDDYHCNIFTTLSIVNNLVVNAVESIDGAGTVKLSIIKVGEWVEWRVWDDGPGIPPKDRDLVFQPGFTSKYDSTGKPSTGIGLSYVKEVVEHLKGTVTIEEPPDSRGTLFLIRLPYHAVVGGSQV, via the coding sequence ATGATTACAACGGCGCTGCTGGGAGAGTGGAAATTATCCCCATTTGGAGAGAATTTCCGCTTCAGCTTTGGCTCAGCGGCGTTTTTTTTCTTTTTGCTGTGGAATCGGGAAATCTTTCCGGTCCTTGCCGGCATTTTGGTTGGCGGGTTCGTTGTCAGCTTTCGCATTGCCCTGGATTGGGTAATCCAAGGGGCGGGGTTTATTGCCGAATCATCCTTTTGGATCCATTTTCCCTCATTTTTTTACTATCTCACCTTTTCCCTGCTCTTTTATATCTTCCGGTTGAATCGGCTTCTACCTCAACCCTTATGGCTAGGAATTCTTGGAGGGGGCGCAGAGATTTTTTCCAACCTGGTGGAATTGTATGCCCGATTTCTTGTAACCGGAGAAATCCCCAGTTTGTCATTGATCAATGCGATTATATTTATTGCCATTTTCCGCAGTTTCTTTGTCGTGGGCTTTTTTAATCTGATTAATTGGCGGCAGGCCAAGTTGGCTGAAGAAAAACAGCGCCAAAGAAACGAACAGATGCTTTTGTTCATTTCCAATTTGTACGAAGAAACGGTCCATTTGAAAAAAACCCTAAAGCATGTGGAAAGTGTAACCCGTGAAAGCTATGAATTGTATCGGATATTAAAGGAGAAGGCGGCCCAGTGGAATGAAGATCAGTCTTTGGCCCAGAAGGCCCTTTGGATTGCCGGTCAGGTCCATGAATTAAAGAAGGATAACCAAAGAATCTATGCCGGCCTTCAGGAAATGATCGCCAAAGAGACCTCCATTGAACATATGAATGTGAAAGATCTGGGGAAGATTATCATTCGAATGAATCAGAAGGTTTCCGAAATGCTGGGAAAAAAGATTCGCTTTATTCTTGAAGTATATCCCGATGATTATCACTGCAACATATTTACCACCCTGTCTATTGTGAACAATTTAGTGGTGAATGCCGTTGAATCCATCGATGGGGCAGGGACCGTAAAATTATCTATAATAAAAGTAGGAGAGTGGGTGGAATGGAGAGTATGGGATGACGGTCCGGGAATCCCACCGAAGGACAGAGATCTGGTGTTTCAACCCGGGTTTACCTCCAAGTATGACAGCACAGGGAAACCATCCACAGGAATTGGCCTATCCTATGTGAAGGAAGTAGTGGAGCATCTAAAGGGAACTGTCACCATTGAAGAGCCACCAGATAGCCGAGGGACTCTTTTTCTGATTCGTTTGCCATATCATGCCGTTGTAGGAGGGAGCCAGGTATGA
- a CDS encoding response regulator → MRYFITDDDPAIRSMLTHIIEKEDLGEVAGEAENGSFVSTPMLREKRVDVLLIDMLMPIQDGIETVKKLFQSNYSGKIVMISQVENKELIGQAYSLGIEYYITKPINRLEVVAVLQKVNEKVLLEKSLDDIRKSLRVLDVGDYKGKKSQPAREKQIMDSAKYILSELGILSETGSADLLEMVEILHQLEEEGRLRREFPRLQDVYMRIAEKRLGPKSSKSSLNKEMKASEQRIRRAISQALTHLASLGLTDYANPKFEYYAPKFFDFADVRRKMKDLDDDVDPGKSRISINIKKFIQVLYLEAKEELQK, encoded by the coding sequence ATTCGCTATTTTATTACGGATGATGATCCAGCCATTCGTTCGATGCTGACCCATATCATTGAAAAGGAAGATTTGGGAGAAGTGGCAGGAGAGGCGGAAAACGGTTCATTCGTCAGCACACCCATGCTAAGGGAGAAGCGGGTGGACGTGTTGCTTATTGATATGCTGATGCCGATTCAAGACGGGATTGAAACGGTAAAGAAGCTTTTTCAATCAAATTACTCTGGGAAAATCGTCATGATCTCCCAAGTGGAGAATAAAGAATTGATTGGACAGGCCTATTCTCTTGGAATTGAGTATTATATTACAAAGCCGATCAACCGTTTGGAAGTGGTCGCAGTTCTGCAGAAAGTAAACGAGAAAGTGTTGCTGGAGAAATCCCTTGATGATATCCGTAAATCCCTGCGTGTGCTGGATGTAGGGGACTATAAGGGAAAAAAGTCACAGCCAGCCAGGGAGAAACAAATCATGGATTCCGCCAAATATATATTGAGCGAATTGGGAATACTTAGCGAGACAGGGAGTGCTGATCTGTTGGAAATGGTGGAAATTCTTCATCAATTGGAAGAGGAAGGCCGCCTTCGCCGAGAATTTCCCAGACTACAGGACGTCTATATGAGGATTGCCGAAAAAAGGTTGGGACCGAAGTCCTCTAAATCCTCTTTAAACAAAGAGATGAAGGCTTCAGAGCAGAGGATCAGACGGGCTATCTCCCAGGCATTAACCCATCTGGCTTCCCTTGGACTGACCGACTATGCCAATCCCAAGTTTGAATATTACGCTCCGAAATTTTTTGATTTTGCCGATGTCCGACGAAAAATGAAGGATCTAGATGATGACGTCGACCCCGGCAAATCCCGGATTAGCATTAATATCAAAAAATTTATTCAAGTCCTATATCTTGAAGCGAAAGAAGAACTTCAAAAATAA
- a CDS encoding TAXI family TRAP transporter solute-binding subunit, giving the protein MKRKGLLFFILSLAFILVLAGCGASKQDSQQGGEQPKEQAQEPAKETPSQIVIATGGTAGTYYPLGGGMAQIFTDKAGVNATAQSTGASVENMRLIRDEQVDLAFTQSDIADYATKGTVMFEGDQINNIRAIAALYPETIQIVVPAKSDINSVADLKGKRVSVGAPGSGTEANAQQILEIYGMTFEDIKAERLSFKESSSNIQDGVLDAAFVTAGAPTSAITELSATTGVKIIQLEDDKIADLIAKYPYYAEQVIPAGTYSGQDADVKTVAVKAMLVARDALSDDAVYNMTKALFENLEQLATVNAKAKVIKLEDALKGVSLDVHPGAAKYYEEKGVK; this is encoded by the coding sequence ATGAAAAGAAAAGGCTTATTGTTCTTCATACTTAGCCTAGCCTTTATCCTTGTTCTTGCCGGTTGCGGAGCTAGCAAGCAAGATAGTCAGCAAGGAGGAGAGCAGCCAAAAGAACAAGCGCAAGAACCTGCAAAAGAAACTCCAAGTCAAATCGTGATCGCCACAGGTGGTACAGCAGGAACATATTATCCATTGGGCGGTGGAATGGCCCAAATTTTTACTGACAAAGCGGGTGTCAATGCGACTGCACAAAGCACCGGTGCGTCTGTAGAAAATATGCGTCTGATTCGTGATGAGCAGGTAGACCTTGCTTTCACCCAAAGCGACATTGCCGACTACGCAACTAAAGGAACCGTTATGTTTGAGGGAGACCAAATAAATAATATTAGAGCCATTGCGGCCCTCTATCCGGAAACCATTCAAATCGTGGTTCCTGCAAAGAGCGATATTAACAGCGTTGCTGATTTGAAAGGAAAGCGCGTTTCCGTTGGAGCACCTGGAAGTGGAACCGAAGCTAACGCGCAACAAATCCTTGAAATCTACGGAATGACCTTTGAAGATATCAAAGCAGAACGCTTATCCTTTAAAGAATCTTCCTCCAACATTCAGGATGGAGTATTGGATGCCGCATTCGTAACTGCCGGAGCACCAACATCCGCCATCACTGAATTATCTGCAACAACCGGAGTAAAAATTATTCAGTTAGAAGATGACAAGATTGCTGATTTAATTGCAAAATATCCATACTATGCTGAGCAAGTTATTCCTGCCGGAACATACAGCGGACAAGATGCGGATGTAAAAACGGTCGCTGTAAAAGCCATGCTTGTTGCCCGTGACGCACTTTCCGATGATGCGGTTTACAACATGACAAAAGCACTTTTTGAGAACCTGGAGCAATTGGCTACCGTGAATGCCAAGGCAAAGGTGATCAAGCTTGAAGATGCATTAAAAGGTGTCAGCCTGGATGTGCATCCAGGAGCCGCCAAGTATTATGAAGAAAAGGGCGTTAAGTAA
- a CDS encoding DUF1850 domain-containing protein encodes MKKWNVIEMKKTNLLFLGITLGMALLLAILFVPVFSAVTITQGETGERLFVAPVESGDTFIIRYIHSIHLTPVEEMYRIDEEGKMILDETRFQSYGVGIPYELEEGQTFSFEGDWMVISNINRVVPYFDQRVGQVIANHTLIMKDKKIPLSNISKPGSWVRFQIEKVSLFSIWRERGLPE; translated from the coding sequence ATGAAAAAATGGAATGTGATAGAAATGAAAAAAACAAACCTGTTGTTCCTCGGAATTACCCTTGGAATGGCTCTGCTGTTGGCTATCCTGTTTGTTCCGGTATTCTCGGCTGTAACCATTACTCAAGGAGAAACGGGAGAAAGATTATTCGTGGCTCCCGTTGAGAGCGGGGACACCTTCATCATTCGATACATCCATTCCATCCATCTTACTCCAGTGGAAGAGATGTATCGAATTGATGAGGAAGGAAAGATGATATTAGACGAGACCCGTTTCCAGTCCTATGGTGTGGGGATTCCTTATGAACTTGAAGAGGGACAAACCTTCTCCTTTGAAGGGGATTGGATGGTGATCTCCAACATCAACCGCGTAGTTCCTTATTTCGATCAAAGGGTAGGGCAAGTGATTGCCAATCACACGTTAATCATGAAAGACAAGAAAATTCCATTGTCCAACATTAGCAAACCAGGTTCCTGGGTACGCTTCCAAATAGAAAAGGTTAGTTTGTTTTCAATCTGGAGAGAGAGGGGTCTTCCTGAATGA